A section of the Pleuronectes platessa chromosome 7, fPlePla1.1, whole genome shotgun sequence genome encodes:
- the hdac10 gene encoding polyamine deacetylase HDAC10, with product MGTALIYDEEMTKYKLLWVDPACKIEVPERLTVSHEALVHGGLADRCVSVPVRKATDSDILRVHSEEYLEAVKKTPYMTLEDLKEFTLQYGDVYFHQNIYHCAELAAGAALQLVDSVMTGKVRNGMALVRPPGHHSMRSAANGFCVFNNVAIAAKYAKQKYGVKRVLIVDWDIHHGQGVQYCFEDDPSVLYFSWHRYEHQNFWPKLRDSDFDSVGKDKGAGFNINVPWNKTKMQNSDYLSVFCHLLLPVAYEFCPDLVLVCAGFDSAIGDPEGEMCATPDIFAHLTHLLMNLAEGKVCAVLEGGYNLTSLAQSVCQTVQTLLGDPAPRPANLQGPCRSALESLHCARSAHRQYWSCLKHAADLPTSDISTKRFKLAEETEEKEDGDKETVWPEPDKRLAPAVRTAVVLPDGVACPDGCHPFTLSEDLDPLIVNKLKEKFLKEADDGEALSTLSRVIALVDKMEKNEVCSGLALVPAPSMATMCVIQHAASVLRNRVLVVCVGDWSVPKFTEDGKTLVMQFSNKVSEERASRYYIPVHLKKGFRDVSGFMQAVMGLLLPLGYQYDPSLVVLVRMSDSGVCDSVWQQLTGLLQGLAQGHTLVLMQDNDKECVGPTASSLLGDPAPSLGPLLAPPSEDVESVEKLRDRLKAEWTLLQNTAQDTGRDAEDRS from the exons ATGGGGACAGCGTTGATTTACGATGAGGAGATGACCAAATACAAGTTGCTCTGGGTTGA TCCAGCGTGTAAGATTGAAGTACCCGAGCGTTTAACTGTGAGTCATGAAGCTTTGGTTCATGGCGGTCTGGCTGATCGCTGTGTCTCCGTACCGGTCCGCAAGGCAACGGATTCAGACATTCTGCGGGTTCACAG TGAGGAATATTTGGAGGCAGTAAAGAAGACCCCCTACATGACTCTGGAGGACCTGAAGGAGTTCACCCTCCAATATGGAGACGTCTACTTCCACCAA AACATCTATCACTGTGCCGAGctggctgcaggagctgctctGCAACTGGTGGACAGTGTGATGACAGGGAAGGTGAGGAATGGCATGGCTCTGGTCAG ACCACCAGGACACCACAGTATGCGCAGCGCTGCTAATGGTTTCTGTGTGTTCAACAACGTGGCCATAGCAGCAAAATATGCAAAGCAAAAATATGGAGTTAAAAG GGTGTTGATAGTTGACTGGGATATACATCATGGTCAAGGGGTCCAGTACTGTTTTGAAGATGATCCCAG CGTGCTCTACTTCTCATGGCACCGCTACGAGCATCAGAACTTCTGGCCTAAACTCAGAGATTCCGACTTTGACAGTGTCggcaaagacaaaggagctggTTTCAATATTAATGTTCCATGGAACAAG aCGAAAATGCAGAATAGTGACTATCTTTCAGTCTTCTGTCATCTCCTCTTGCCGGTTGCATACGAG TTTTGCCCAGACTTGGTTTTGGTGTGTGCCGGCTTCGACTCAGCCATTGGTGACCCAGAG ggTGAAATGTGTGCCACTCCGGACATCTTTGCCCACCTCACTCACCTTCTCATGAACCTCGCGGAAGGCAAAGTGTGTGCTGTGCTGGAG gGAGGCTACAACTTGACCTCCCTCGCCCAGTCTGTGTGTCAGACAGTTCAAACGCTGCTCGGAGACCCTGCCCCTCGACCTGCCAACCTCCAAGGTCCCTGTAGAAG TGCACTCGAGTCCCTTCATTGCGCACGATCAGCTCACAGGCAGTACTGGTCCTGCCTCAAACATGCAG CGGATCTGCCCACCTCTGATATCAGCACCAAGCGCTTTAAACTggcagaagaaacagaagaaaaagaggatggCGATAAAGAGACTGTGTGGCCAGAGCCTGATAAACGCCTCGCCCCTGCTGTTCGTACTGCTGTAGTTCTCCCTGATGGTGTCGCCTGCCCGGACGGATGCCATCCCTTCACTCTATCAGAGGATCTCGACCCATTGATAGTCAACAAACTCAA GGAGAAGTTCCTGAAAGAAGCAGATGATGGAGAAGCTCTCTCGACCCTCTCCAGAGTCATCGCCCTGGTAGATAAAATGGAGAAGAATGAG GTCTGCAGCGGCCTGGCGCTGGTCCCTGCACCCTCCATGGCGACGATGTGTGTTATCCAGCATGCTGCATCTGTACTCAGGAACCG GGTCTTGGTTGTGTGTGTCGGAGACTGGAGCGTTCCGAAGTTCACTGAAGACGG GAAAACCCTTGTGATGCAGTTCAGCAACAAGGTGTCAGAGGAACGTGCAAGCAGATACTACATTCCTGTGCATCTGAAGAAG GGCTTCAGGGACGTTTCTGGGTTCATGCAGGCAGTGATGGGTCTCCTCCTGCCTTTGGGTTACCAGTACGACCCCAGTCTGGTTGTATTGGTTCGGATGTCTGACAGCGGTGTGTGTGATAGCGTGTGGCAACAACTAACTGGTCTACTGCAGGGCCTcgcacaaggacacacactggtGCTTATGCAG GACAATGATAAGGAATGTGTCGGACCCACTGCCTCATCCCTCCTCGGGGACCCTGCTCCCTCTTTGGGGCCACTCCTGGCTCCTCCATC